A part of Danaus plexippus chromosome 27, MEX_DaPlex, whole genome shotgun sequence genomic DNA contains:
- the LOC116775549 gene encoding uncharacterized protein LOC116775549 — protein sequence MKKLLIIIALCLVDVCLSDEETFVIPKEVYDKAFLRYEAEHDIVDIIVPLNAINFGNSDSKSDPDNSLKDVTVFFVEADVKDGKYDYKGLYRFKNNETKMILPTGRTAASSTNDNKLVFFGASDGLYVYNVEKDSAEKYGPITDGIVSIVTDETGKTIHFISDDHKLYKVTNNGEKKEAVKEIEDAVNMVVDDEGVIYYYNSKNEIFIKTGDGLVRAQNLPENPKSVRLIRPPFFLSDSVALVCDNSVYMLHVNGTSEKYFLDFSSESMPTAFGLEGVFAVYYGHDKKLYEFYLLGIKNNHDFDRIRAITDKITEKAENRKHTLGSKKD from the coding sequence atgaaaaagttgCTAATAATCATAGCATTATGTCTGGTGGACGTCTGTTTGTCTGATGAAGAGACTTTTGTTATACCAAAAGAAGTGTACGATAAAGCTTTTTTAAGATACGAAGCGGAACATGACATAGTTGACATTATTGTACCTTTAAATGCTATAAATTTTGGAAATTCTGACAGCAAGAGTGATCCGGATAATAGTCTCAAAGACGTGACCGTTTTCTTTGTGGAGGCCGACGTCAAAGATGGCAAATACGATTATAAAGGGCTATACAGATTTAAGaacaatgaaacaaaaatgatCCTTCCAACAGGCAGAACTGCAGCTTCTTCcacaaatgataataaattagtatttttcggTGCGAGCGATGGGTTGTATGTTTACAATGTTGAAAAAGACTCCGCagaaaaatacggaccaataaCAGACGGCATTGTAAGTATTGTAACTGATGAAACTGGAAAAACGATTCACTTTATAAGCGATGATCACAAGCTGTACAAAGTCACAAATAACGGCGAGAAAAAAGAAGCTGTTAAGGAAATAGAAGACGCTGTAAACATGGTGGTGGATGATGAAGGAGTGATCTATTATTACAACTCtaaaaacgaaatattcataaaaactgGTGATGGACTCGTACGAGCTCAGAACCTCCCGGAAAACCCCAAGTCGGTTAGGCTCATTCGACCACCGTTCTTTTTGTCTGATTCTGTTGCCCTTGTATGCGATAATTCGGTTTATATGCTCCACGTGAATGGAACAAGTGAGAAGTATTTTTTGGATTTCAGCTCGGAATCGATGCCGACAGCTTTTGGCTTAGAAGGAGTTTTCGCGGTTTACTACGGTCACGATAAGAAATTAtacgaattttatttgttgggaattaaaaacaatcacGACTTTGACAGAATTAGGGCCATAACTGATAAAATTACCGAGAAAGCGGAAAACCGTAAGCACACTTTGGGTTCAAAAAAAGACTAA